ttttccttcccctcccccatgggtttctgttaagtttctcaggatccacataagagtgaaaccatatggtatctgtctttctctgtatggcttatttcacttagcatcacactctccagttccatccacattgctacaaaaggccgtatttcattttttctcattgccacgtagtattccattgtgtatgtaaaccacaatttctttatccattcatcagttgatggacatttaggttctttccataatttggctattgttgagagtgctgctataaacattggggtacaagtgcccctatgcatcagtactcctgtatcccttggataaattcctagcagtgctattgctgggtcatagggtaggtctatttttaattttctgaggaacctccacactgctttccagagcggctgcaccaatttgcattcccaccaacagttatcagcaccatttcttaaacaattcattctttttacaaCTGAATTGAATCCTGCTTTTCTAATATTAAATTCTCATATGCCCTGAGATCTAGTTCTTTTTACAGTCTATTTTGTTCCACTAACATGTCTATTCCCATGCCAATATCATATGAGTTTAACTACAATGATGTTATAACAGGTTCTTGTATCTCAAGcaaatcttcattctttttcatacttttcCTGGctctttttggatattttttattctgtataaATTGTATTCCCATTTTatcctaaataaaacaaaataagcatacaaacaaaaaccactatGGAGATCCTAAATGCATGTTAATTTggagaatttactttttaatgaaacTAAGCTATCTCACTCAAGAGCATGTTTAATTTGCTTAAATATtgattgactttttttccccataaagtcCTGTAATTTACTTATCTTTCATAAAGTCCTGTTGCTATAGTCAAATTAATTGTCATAACAGGAAAAGCCGTCATTGCCAGGCCTAACATCAAAGGTAGAAGAAGGGGTGTCACTGTTAAAGTCGCAGAAGACAACCTGGTCTTCAGCGTAGCCCATGATGCCCTTAGGGGTCCCTCCGATGCCTGCTTCACCACTTTCTTGATGTCACATTTGACGGCTTTTTCTAGATAGTAGGTCAGACCCACATCCAATACATTGGAGGTGGGGACATAAAGGCCATGCCAGTAAGCTTCCCATTCAGCTCAGGGATGACCTTGTCCACAGCCTTGGCAACACCAGGAGAAATAATGATATTCTGGGTAGCCACTCGGCCATCATGCCACAGCTTCCAGAAGTGCCATCTGCAGTCTTCTGGGTGGCAGTGATGGCATGGACTGTGCTCATGAGTCCCTCCACAATGCTGAAGATGTCATGGATGACCTTGGTCGGGGGGCAAGCAGTTGGTGGTTCAGGAGGTACTGCTGACAATCTTGAGTTGTCATAATTATGGTTCAGCTCAACACAATACTTGGGGGCATCAACAGATGGGGCAGAAATGATTACTTTTTGGCTCTTCTCTTCATATGAGTCCCAGCCTTCTCAAGATAATGAAGGCACCAGGAGACTCTACAACATATTCAGCACTGGATCTTATACCTGGAAGATGAACATGGGCTTTTCCTTGATAATAAGCTTCCCATTCTCAGTCTTGACTGTGCTATTGAGCTAGTCATGGGTGGAATTATACTGGATGAAGTTGAGATCGACAAAGGGGTCATTATTGGCAACAGTATACATTTTGCCAGATTTGAAAACAGCCTTGGTAACCAGGCATACAATATAGCCAAATCCATTCACTCCAACCTTCACCATCCTATCTCAGGGATTGTGCAGCTATCTCTGTCcaacagggagaaacagagaggctAGATTTATTTTactggcattttatttaaaatgttttatttgtggggcgcctgggtggtttagtcagttaagcatccgactttggctcaggtcacgatttgtgggtttgagcccatgtcgggctctgtgctaacagctcagagcctggagcctgcttcagattctctgtctccctctctctctgccctccccccactcctgctctgtctctctctcaaaaataaaacattaaaaaatttttaaaatgtgtttattcagTAAATGAGATTGatgtattttttgtatatttaatgtCTAGTTTTAATATTAATCTTATGTTgaattcataaaatgaattgtagAGCTTCCATATCCCACCTTACCCCACAACGCCATGGTATAGAATTTTGCTAACCCAAAGTATGCTTCATGGACTAGCAGCATGGGTATCAACTGGATGTCAAGCTCACTTCCtagaatttgttagaaatgcaaaaatctCAGGCCCTACCCCATATCCTAATTAGGATATGCATCAcaaacaagatccccaggtgactTGTATGCATGGTAAGATTAGAGAAGCTCGGATCCAGAATGGTTGAAACAGTGATGAaactatcttttctttaaaatgtcataCAGAACTCAGATATGAAGCCAACCAGTTATGGTAACTTTTAATACTTAACTTGATCTATGATAATTATGGTATACTCAAGGTTTCTACTTCTTGGGTgaattttggtattttatattttgttaataaatcATCTGTATCCCCTGAGCTTTACAACTTTTGTTGCATAGAGTTGCATtccgtttaaaaaaattttttttaatgtttatttatttttgagagactgggatagagcacaagcaggggggacagagagaaggagacacagaatccaaagcaggctgaaggttcccaagctgtcagcagagcccaatgcagggctcaaacccacgaaccgtgagatcatgacctgagccgaagtcacttaacctactgaccacccaggtgcccctagagttgcATTCTTGTTACTTCATTACTATTAATATCTTCCATCACTTGATGATGTCTACTTCTctatgtatttttgcttttgttttctttttatcaagcTTACAAAAGCTGTGtctattttcttgttcttttcagaGAACTAGCTTTTGGATTCAATTAATAATCCCTTAGTTAAAACCTGGCAGGGGAGGAGGCCCTACAACATGAGCCATTACTGTGGATGAGTTCAGCTTTGCTATTAACATTGAAACCATGTGTACATGTGAACCTGAACTTCCAGGGACCAAAGCATCATGAGAATGCAGGATTAATACCTATTTTCAGTTGATAAATCACAGTCTGAATAGGGACATACCTCCACCAAAATTGCCTTTCTGCATACCTAATCATATTCTAAATGTCATGTATGGTCTCCCTGGTATAGTTCACTAAATAACATTTTGAGCATTTGTATTTTGCTTTAAGGTCTATAATGCCTTTCATACCCTTAATCTCATTTGAGATTTGTGTTTAAAAGGGTCTAATAGATAATCTTGACTAAGGGGGAATACAGTCTTAACCTGATTTTCACATACTGAGATCAGCTGGGGCCCTCAGAATGCTGTTTCTCCAGTGGGCTGAACAGGTCCCACAGAAGAGTGTGTATTTTAGGCAGAGCTAAGAAAGCAAGTATTCCCTCAGATAAGGAAGAGGCATGAGTTGAAATTTTAGCCatgaacagataaaagaaaacagcaaatttCAGATACTTATCTTAAAGCAGACAATTATGTGAAATGCAttagctttttttccctttcaattaAGGAGTCAAGGTTTTGTTTGCCCTCTTAAAAACTGGACGAAAAACCTATTACTTATGCACTTTCATTTCTTACCTTTGCAAATATTCTAATCAGATAAGGATTTCAAAAGCTAGATGACTGTAAGCTTTTGCACTCAAATTGACCCAAGTTTAGGATAATAGCTGCAAAAGTATAAAGTGTAGTTTATTGAATTTGGGATTTTTGGTTCACTGATAGACCAGTCTTATGTTGATCATTATGGAGGAGTTATTACAAAGATACTGCTGAAGTCcttcacaaaattaattttaatcttgTACCGCTGACCAGAGATTTCTGATCTATAATAATCTTTTTATAAGCAAACACTTGGCTAGTCTTTCTTTTGTGGTGTATTTAGGTTTCCTTTAAGCACCTGGAGTAGAAACCATCTTAACCTCACATTCCTGTCAGTACTATGCGTAGGACCTTTTTAACTTCCGATAAGTAGTGCTGAgtactgaaaaagagaaaataatcctCCACCCTTCCTACCTCAGAGAACTGGTCAATTCACCTACTTGATAGTATTTTCCCTGCTAAGCAAAATGTTCCCATCCTAAATTCCAGGACAGAAAGtgagtaaaagagagagaaaatggtagCAGTAATGACATGATGTCCATAGCATTTTAGTGTTGGAAATAAAATACTAGAGGACAAACCTTTTGACATTGAAATCTTATTTGGGGAGAATGCTCATTATGAAgcaaatggaaaaagtaaaataatccattttttttaagactgtgaattatttattctttccatttttttcttctgggaggaGTGTAAACTTAAATCCAAAACATCCTGTAATATAGTTCATTTCTCCTCTGACCTAAAGTCCTAGAAAGATACAGATATTACatgattgttctattttttaaaaatgttaatacaaAGTATTCCCTGGAAACCTTTTCTTTCAGACAATACCACTCGGAAgttcacctccccaccccacccccaccccccattcagcATTCAACTCCATGGCTGAGTACTTGCCATGGTCCCCAGCCCTCTGTTTAGTAGTGGGTTGGGAGACAGACCGAGAGTGAACTTTAACATAGAGAAAAATATGGATATCTCAATGGGTATGCCCTGGTTATTTTGGGGAAACTTGCTGCAAAAGTGAATATAATTCAGGTACAGGATACCACACCTAAACAATCTCAAAGGGCAGGCAGAGGACAAACcagacaagacaaaggaaaggggaacgAGGCAGAAGAGACAGCATGGGAAGAGACTAGGACAAAACAAGCCCAGAAAACTGTCAGTGCAAAGGTTTTACTGATGGGATGCAGATAAGGAGGATCTTGTAGAGGTTCCATGCAGAGTCCATACTCTTAACCTCTATACCACTTGGTGACTATATGGAAGATGGGCTTTAAAGTGAGAAGACTGGAGGAAAGATGACCTGTTTGGTAGATACAAGGCCTCAGTTAAAGCAtatgagtgcacacacacacacacacacacacacacacacacacacacacacatcctatatACATaggatatataggtatatatataggATAGTGATCAGGACTATAGACTCTGCACTAAGACTCCCTAGGTGAAACTAAAATTTCAGTTCCACTAACTTACTGGCAGTATGATGATGTGCCTCAGTTTCAGTACCAGTAAAACTAGGAATAGCAACATTACCCAGCCAACAGgattttttgaggattaaatgaaatcctACACAGAAGTACACTTCACCTAGTGGCTAGGAGTGCCCAAAGTTTGCCCCTACTAGAATGTTACAAGTTGCAGAGACAGGAATGGACCTATTTTACTAAGTAGGTACAATTAGCAGGGTTTGGGGATTCAGGCTGGGGACAGGGGGGAatggaaagggaggcagaggggactAGAGGTTTTTACTGCCAGCTAGATTACTGGCTAGCTAGGAAGGCCACCAACAATAAAGGAGATGTCTTATGGAAAACAGAGAGGACTTCCTTTCCTTTTGGACATTTTAAGTTTAAGGTATTAATGGAATATCTATGCACAAATAACCGGTTTAAATGGTTGAACATGAGTatgaggctcagggaagtgaTGTAGGGGAGTCATTAGCAAACAGATGACAAGGTAAGTGTTAGAACACTGGGCCAAGAATATCATTCTGAAAAATATgcacatttattttgtgttaatatataaaatgtacttaaatgacataaaaatatagaaaatatcagTTTTAGCAGTGTGGGAATGAAGAATGACTTATGACAAATATAGTATATTCACATTATTCAGAAAAATTAGAGTACTAATAGCACATTCTGATCCTAAACCATATATATCAAATAAGGACAGATGCCTCTACACACTCAGTTTTGAGTCAGCTAGATTTTACAAAGTTATTCTCAGAAAGACCAAAGTAAATTGACATTAACAATGTTAAGTTCTTTGAAAGGTTATTTTCTATAACCACTTTGTTTAAAGCATAATAAAAAGGCATTTAATCTCAACACTGTCAGTCTTCATTCCcagtaaaaataagtacatgTTAATGATCTGATGTCAGGATGCCAACTggtcaaatttcttctttttttaagtcatttcccCCTAATATCCAGAATTTTGTTTCACTGAAACAATCAAAAAGCTAACATTAAGTCTGCTCTACCCACTTAGCAAAGTAGTGAAGTAATTTTACTTGTCCTATCACTTGTGGAACCaagccttctttaaaaaataaatggaagagtgcggggacgcctgggtggctcagtcggttgagcctccgacttcggctcacgtcacgatctcgaggtatgtgagttcgagccccgcgtcgggctctgtgctgactgctcagagcctggagcctgtttcagattctgtgtctccctctctctctgaccctcccccgttcatgctctgtctcagaaataaataaacgttaaaaaaaaaataaatggaagagtgGAATTTAAGTTTATCGTTATTAGTCAAAATATCACAAAAGCCATAATGAGCCACCAAATCCAGCAATTCCAGCACAGAACACCTGCATACATTTAGGAACCTGCAAACTTTCTATTTTGTCCTCCACAGGCTGGGAGCCACTAGTGCAGTTATTCTGGCATTTcaaatatggaaaaatgaaatattttgaggtGTCACTTCAGGGTGGGAGGGGGTAATAATAGGGTACGAGCATTTTTCTTCAGTGAAGTGTTGTTGATATTTTTGGCAGCACAGTATTCTTTTAGCTCGTGGACCTGCGTTTCCCTCACAAGTGAACATTTCGTGTTCCCACTCCCGCATCCCTCCACCCCAATACCAGCAGCATGCTCCATCACTGTGACAATCACATAATGGCCACAAACACCCCCTAGAATAGTAGTGCTGTCCCAGGTTGACCAACCACTATTGTAAAAGGTTGGCTCAGCTGATTAAAATGCTGCTTTTAGCAGCTTGGGTGTCTTTGTTGCAATACCAAATACTGAGAACACAACAAATGCTTATTTAAGAAAACCCATTCCCATTActagggcggggtggggggggtgtcagAGTATCCTAAAAGGTCAGAGAACTCTTAGAAATCTAGTTCAACCATTCCAAATTTacagatgggggaaaaaatgtccaAAAGAAGTGACAGGCTCATAGTCCCATGGCTAGGAAATGGCTAAGCCAGAATTAAAACCCTAAATTCTAGTCTAGTACTACTTCTACTACACCATGCCCCCAACTCACACAACCCACACATGGATATATTAAAAGCTCAGCAGCTTCAGTTATGTCCAAAGGAACAAAATTCCTTTAACTTTCACACATGAAGACAAACACCACCCCCCCAAAAGTCACTCAGATTCACTGGGGTCTAAGGATTCATTTAATAATGCTTTGAGGTTTCCATTCCAGGCTTAATAATTCACCTTCAAATTAAAACCTGGCATTTTTACTTATCATCCCATCCAAGTAAGAATTTTACgaatgtaaaatatataccagTTTCTACATTGGCGTATCTTGAGGAAGTGATGAACAGCTCCTGCTGCCATTTTAAAGTAGGAACTTAACAATTCAACTTCAAATTTTGTCagcttataataaatatatgggTGTAGCTTTAAACAGTAAGTTGTGGACAACTGGCACCATGAAAAAGCAGCATGTGTAAGTGTAAGATGATCTTCCCCATATATATTAGGGAAAAAAGGAATCTTCACTACAACGATAAGCAAAATATCCAACAAATACATACTAATTTCTCATGGCCTCATggttgggagtggggggaggggcacggacTTCATGCAAGATGCTCCAAATATTAACATCAAATACTACACACCCATATTGTTTATACTTAATGATATAATTTCACTACTTTTAGTAAATTAGCAATATTTGGCACTTTTTGTCTCATGTTTACACCTAGATACCAGAacataaaatactattatttattagCCCCATTTATCACCCATGctaattttctttctagaatgGTAAAGGTATGGTAAAGAAATGAACCAAATATCTGCTCATAaacaaaaagttttctttttgatacaCTTAGCTACTGTTTTAAAGACTGGAGTCCTGGATGACCAGCTCCCTTTGGAAGATCTAACCACTGAATTTAGTTTGCTTTCTTACAAATGCACGTGTGATCAAAGATGGACCCAGTGGTATATTACTGACTTACCGCCAAATGGCAAACTTATCAAAGTAGCTGTGATTCTCAACAAGGGTCAAAGCCTACTCCTAGTTCCCAGGGAGAATATCAGATCTGTCTTATTTCAGCTGTGTAATTGAAGGcagaaggcagaaagaagagggTGTCAATTCTGATGTCTTCCTGTGCCCACCACCTTCATATCACGGTGAAAAGTGGGGACTGTGTATCCAACTGAAGGAAAACACCTCAACATGTTATCATTGCAGAAACAAAACCAGCAGAATCCTTTACAGTAGTCTCAGATACACTACTCCCCTTTTGTCTCTAGATAGGGTGGATGCAGAAGCAATGGGAACACAAATATCCTCACCAGATGAAGGAGTTAACAGTGGCACTCCCATTTTGGAAAGCTTTTCTCAGATGCTATCTCACCACTGCCTCTTAAAACTAAAGAATTCTAATTACTTATTCCcgtaagtgaaaaataaaatttcctagcAGGAAAACAGCTAGCTAGAGCTGGGGCTAAACCCTCAGAGCTGCTAACACCCCATTTAGGATTCTCCCAGAGATTACATTCAACATCATCATACAGACCGGGGGCTGGGGGGCACGTGCGGCAGGACACACACAGCCAGGACTCATGTGtaaaagaacaaaagggaaacCTGGATACTACTGTTTCTGCCAATGCCATAAACATCTCCCAGGACTTGGAAATGACCAGCTAATTTTACCTCAGTCTAACCATTAGCTCTGCAGAATCTGTTGACCCTAACATAAAGAAGGAAGATGAAGGAGAAAGTCAGTTACAGATTTCACAAATATCTGGTAAGTctgtaatttttaattagaattaaCTATCAAAGACACTGCACCTTTTAAGTCTTTGAACTTAATAATGTTTAACAGTGGCTTTATTAGGTGAACGCTTGAAAGCATTCAACATTAAATTCAATTTACTTCacataaatgtttgcaaataCATTATCAgcaattcttaaatatttcaaatcaacCCACTTAAGTATAGAAGGCTTGCTCATAGGTCTTCTGAGGTGACAAGACGACTGAAAGGAACCTTGGACTTGAGTCCAGATCTCTAACCAACAATCACCATGTCATCACCGGTGAACTCATATGAGGGAACTTCAAGATTGAGAGGTGCAGGCCCCTTCCTGATCCTGCCAGAAGCATCATAGTGTGACCCATGGCAAGGGCAGTAATAACCACCAAAATCTCCTGCATTTGCAATGGGTACACAACCAAGATGAGTGCAAACACCTATCAGGATAACCCATTCAGGTTTCTTTACTCGATCTAAATCATGCTGCGGGTCCCTCAACTGGGACACTTCAACTGCAGCTTCCTGCTCAATTTCCTTCTTGGTTCTATGACGCACAAACAGCGGTTTTCCTCTCCATTTGAAAGCCATGTTCTTGCCTTCTGGAATATCGGATAGCTTGATTTCGATTTTCGACATGGCCAACACATCAGCAGAAGCACTCATGCTGGAAACAAACTGAGAGACGACATTCTTGGCAGCATATGCAACACCTATACTGGTTGTTGCAGTTATCAAATAGGAGAAACCTTTTCTAGTCTCACTGCTCTCTTTTGAAGACTTTGTACCATCTAACACTTCGGTGCGTCGATAGTCAGAGAAGTCAGGCACTCTGATGTCTGTGTGGGAATAACGAACAGAAGCAGGGACTGCAAGAtaaacagaaagttaaaaaaacaattagatgAGTACCCTGAAAGAAGTATACCTCAGGAAATAACCTTTGTGAATTCATAAGCAAAAATCAagttataaaaatgtgaaatatagcACTAATGCCAGAAATGGTCAGGATGGCAGTGCCTGcatagaaaatattgaaaaagaaatggaagtcaaTCACTACCTATCATACTGGTATGAAATCACAGGATAATATGCGTAAACTGAGTTCTTCCTGATTGAACACAGTTGATTCAGAATTTCTAACGATTTAGTGCATCAAATCTAAAAAGTTAAATAGTACTGTAaacagcaatattttaaaatccccAAAATTCAACATGCCAAGACATACAACTATGTTAACTACCTCCCATATTCTCTGGATTACAAGGGACCGTAAAACTCATCAAGTCCACCCAATAAGTTgatttgtggggctcctgggtagctcggtcagttaagcgtctgactcctgatttcaggagcctgcttgagattttcgctctccctctctctctgcccctcccccacccacgttctctctctctctctctctctctctctctctctcgtgcacaaaataaacattaaaaaaaaaggtgatttgtGATCATCTTATTAAAACAAATGTCTTTCacattattatttacttactctCTGAAAGTTCAGTAGAACTGctaaaaattcataaatacttATTACCATAAACATTCTGTGAACTGTTAGTATAACTTTAGTTgcagaaaatgaagagattttctattttagaCTCTGGAGTATAAATCAGTATTACTTTAACTTCAAGTAAAGCCACGAATGGGCAGAAAAGGACATCCTTGTCAAAATACACAACTATCAAATGAAATCTCCAAAAGAGCCAGTTATTTCAACTTAGTACAGGATAAAAGACAAATTTTCATATATCCCCCTCTTCAGTGAAGGGCAGTAACTTCTATAAGAGTAAGggcattatctttctttttcagtgcTGTGGATTTCTCAACTGAGACACTACTACTGCAGGCTGGCCAGATCTTTGTGTCAAATGAATGTTAACTAATTACTATTTATGTAGTACTTTGGATGTAAGTAGTTTTTAAACTAAACAGATTATGACCTTTTGTccatactattttaaaatatctgacaaAAAATTAACTTACTGGCATCACTTTTAAGTATGTTTCAGGAAGCAAATCTCTTTGCAAGTTGTATACGCATTTTAGGAAATTTGTCACAAGGTTTTTTTATAAAAGGGACATTAAAAATTCCTCACTTAAAAACTGTgttgtttcaaaaagaaaaatgtacttaTAAAATGCAATTTCATGTAAGTTGCAGCCTACCAGGCTGTCTCATCCTAATATACTTCCTTGAGTATTACAATAAAGAACATGACCACACTTTTCACATGGTTCTCAAAGTCATTAACAATGGAAGCTGTAAGTCAGCCTTGAACGTGGAGATTAGGGGCACTGATCCCATATGCAGTGGGATTAACACAtaatttgtatgttatatatctcatatatataattcttataataaattcttataataaagctagggaaaagaaaacattaagaaaaccataaaaaatacatttgcagCAGTGTAccatgtttataaaaaaaaaaaaaatccagatataagtggacctgcacagttcaaatccatgttgttcaagggccagctGTATTCCCAAACAATGGTGAAACCTATCAAAATCACTCTATGTACTTTTCTGGGACCAGGACAAGGGTAGTGACTACCTAATATTTACAACTATGGCAAAGTGACATTACATCATATACTACCCTACTTCTACCTAATG
The Lynx canadensis isolate LIC74 chromosome E2, mLynCan4.pri.v2, whole genome shotgun sequence genome window above contains:
- the LOC115502811 gene encoding cytochrome b-c1 complex subunit Rieske, mitochondrial translates to MLSVAARSGPFAPVLSATSRGVAGALRPLVQASVPATSEPPVLDVKRPFLCRESLSGQAASRPLVASVGLNVPASVRYSHTDIRVPDFSDYRRTEVLDGTKSSKESSETRKGFSYLITATTSIGVAYAAKNVVSQFVSSMSASADVLAMSKIEIKLSDIPEGKNMAFKWRGKPLFVRHRTKKEIEQEAAVEVSQLRDPQHDLDRVKKPEWVILIGVCTHLGCVPIANAGDFGGYYCPCHGSHYDASGRIRKGPAPLNLEVPSYEFTGDDMVIVG